A region of Ictidomys tridecemlineatus isolate mIctTri1 chromosome 4, mIctTri1.hap1, whole genome shotgun sequence DNA encodes the following proteins:
- the LOC101958662 gene encoding diphthamide biosynthesis protein 3 codes for MAVFHNEVEIEDFQYDKDSETYFYPCLCGDNFSITKEDLENGEDAATCPSCSLIIKVIYDKDQFMCGETVPAPSSNKELVKR; via the coding sequence ATGGCTGTGTTTCACAATGAGGTGGAGATCGAGGACTTCCAATATGACAAGGACTCCGAAACGTATTTCTACCCCTGTCTGTGTGGGGATAACTTTTCTATCACCAAGGAAGATTTGGAGAATGGGGAAGACGCGGCAACGTGTCCTAGCTGCTCTCTCATTATAAAAGTGATTTATGACAAAGATCAATTTATGTGTGGAGAAACAGTCCCGGCCCCTTCATCCAACAAAGAATTAGTTAAACGCTGA